The Kitasatospora sp. NBC_00374 genome has a segment encoding these proteins:
- a CDS encoding lysine transporter LysE: MVASLMTTAAEGAAAGLGVAVPVGAIGVLLLREGGRGWRPAASAATAVAVVDMLYAAVAVLVGPQVARLLAGTGGWVRLVSAALLGVIAVRGLLSLRTAGPAVTAGGPPAGGSAARSFLRFGLLTAVNPATALYFTALTAARGSSLSGGAAGAVFVAGVFLASLLWQQVVAAVGTFGVARLGARARQLSYALGYGVVAVLAVRLAWSG, from the coding sequence ATGGTTGCTTCCCTGATGACGACGGCCGCCGAGGGTGCCGCGGCGGGCCTCGGCGTGGCGGTGCCGGTCGGCGCGATCGGCGTCCTGCTGCTGCGCGAGGGCGGCCGCGGCTGGCGCCCCGCGGCGAGTGCCGCCACCGCGGTCGCGGTGGTCGACATGCTGTACGCGGCGGTGGCCGTGCTGGTCGGGCCGCAGGTGGCCCGACTGCTGGCGGGCACCGGCGGCTGGGTGCGCCTGGTCTCGGCCGCCCTGCTCGGGGTGATCGCCGTGCGCGGCCTGCTCTCGCTGCGCACCGCCGGGCCCGCGGTGACCGCCGGCGGCCCGCCGGCGGGCGGCTCCGCGGCCCGCTCCTTCCTCCGTTTCGGGCTGCTCACCGCGGTCAATCCGGCGACCGCGCTGTACTTCACCGCGCTGACCGCGGCCCGTGGCAGCAGCCTGAGCGGCGGCGCGGCCGGCGCCGTGTTCGTGGCCGGGGTGTTCCTGGCCTCGCTGCTGTGGCAGCAGGTGGTCGCCGCGGTGGGCACCTTCGGCGTGGCCCGCCTCGGCGCCCGGGCCCGGCAGCTGAGCTACGCGCTCGGCTACGGCGTGGTCGCCGTTCTGGCGGTCCGTCTCGCATGGTCGGGGTGA
- a CDS encoding DUF6629 family protein translates to MCWSAEADAVTGGVVAALGVVCLTQVRRMWQLPLAALPLILGVHQLIEAAVWLGAQGRIDPSAAGAARLAWAVIALPLLPLLVPFGVWCASRRRTALQAALLGLGAAVAVVLAVPVARGPVTAEVHGHALGYSIGVPGAAVLLTGYLLATVGSLLASGDRVLRLLGALVGAGAVVCAAVWRLAFVSTWCALAAVCAVLLLWWVRTADTATRP, encoded by the coding sequence ATGTGCTGGAGCGCTGAGGCGGACGCCGTCACGGGCGGCGTGGTGGCCGCGCTCGGAGTGGTCTGCCTGACGCAGGTCCGCCGGATGTGGCAACTACCGCTGGCCGCACTGCCGTTGATCCTGGGCGTGCACCAGCTGATCGAGGCGGCCGTCTGGCTGGGCGCGCAGGGCCGGATCGACCCGTCGGCCGCCGGGGCCGCGAGGCTCGCCTGGGCGGTGATCGCCCTGCCGCTGCTGCCCCTCCTGGTGCCGTTCGGGGTGTGGTGCGCGTCCCGGCGCCGTACCGCGCTGCAGGCCGCCCTGCTCGGTCTCGGTGCGGCCGTCGCCGTGGTGCTGGCCGTCCCGGTGGCGCGGGGCCCGGTCACCGCCGAGGTGCACGGCCACGCGCTGGGCTACAGCATCGGCGTGCCGGGCGCGGCCGTCCTGCTGACGGGCTACCTGCTGGCCACCGTCGGCTCGCTGCTGGCCTCGGGGGACCGGGTGCTGCGGCTGCTGGGCGCGCTCGTCGGCGCCGGGGCCGTGGTCTGCGCGGCGGTGTGGCGGCTGGCCTTCGTCTCGACCTGGTGCGCGCTGGCGGCGGTCTGCGCGGTCCTGCTGCTGTGGTGGGTGCGGACGGCGGACACCGCGACCCGTCCCTGA
- a CDS encoding DUF742 domain-containing protein, which yields MSGSDQDWDEGNPERLYVITGGRSASSLGAEAAERTVLDLVTLIVARAEPDPSMQPEHASILRMCHSPLSVAEISAYLALPMSATTVLLADLLADRRVEARAPVPKALLPDRALIEAVMHGLQRL from the coding sequence ATGAGTGGATCCGACCAGGACTGGGACGAAGGCAACCCCGAACGTCTGTATGTGATCACCGGGGGCCGGAGCGCCTCGTCGCTCGGCGCCGAGGCCGCCGAGCGGACGGTGCTCGACCTGGTCACCCTGATCGTCGCCCGCGCGGAGCCTGATCCGTCCATGCAGCCCGAGCACGCCTCGATCCTGCGGATGTGCCACTCCCCGCTCTCGGTGGCGGAGATCTCCGCCTACCTGGCCCTGCCGATGAGCGCCACCACCGTGCTGCTCGCGGACCTGCTGGCCGACCGACGGGTCGAGGCCCGTGCGCCCGTCCCGAAGGCCCTCCTCCCCGACCGCGCTCTGATTGAGGCTGTGATGCATGGACTCCAAAGGCTCTGA
- a CDS encoding cytochrome P450 — MTTPVPPQGDLTPPPGCPAHGLGPQGVRRLYGPEAEADPAGLYEKLRAEHGPVAPVLLHGDLPAWLVLGHRENLDVARTPSRFSRDSRRWTAFQQNQVAPDSPLMPVLAWQPLCVFADGAEHRRLRGAVTGSLDRFDRRGVRRHVTRFAGQLVDQFSADGTADLVSRFAEHLPMLVMTQLLGMPEEYGPRLVDAARDLMKGTETAIASNEYVVETLRQLIDRKRAAPGADLPSWLLQHEAGLTDDEVLEHLRVILVAANETTVNLIADTLLMVLTDRRFRANLSGGHMTLPDALDQVLWDSPPFSVMPGRWATGDTELAGRRIRTGDMLLLGLAAGNVDPQVRPDLNEPLYGNRSHLAFSGGPHECPGQDIGRAIAEAGIDTLMARLPDLRLAIAEDRLAWTSAWMSRHLVALPVEFTPRRPAPAQASATIPHQVPSTAQAPAAAPGPTTAQGPTASRAPTAGQAPAPAQDPAAGPDRRAPRRRWWSSLIARLRRRP, encoded by the coding sequence GTGACCACCCCAGTACCTCCCCAAGGCGACCTCACCCCGCCCCCCGGGTGCCCGGCGCACGGCCTCGGCCCCCAGGGCGTCCGGCGGTTGTACGGCCCCGAGGCCGAAGCCGACCCGGCCGGCCTGTACGAGAAGCTGCGCGCCGAGCACGGCCCGGTCGCGCCCGTCCTGCTGCACGGGGACCTGCCCGCCTGGCTGGTGCTCGGCCACCGGGAGAACCTCGACGTCGCCCGTACCCCCTCCCGGTTCTCCCGGGACTCCCGCCGCTGGACGGCGTTCCAGCAGAACCAGGTCGCTCCGGACTCCCCGCTGATGCCGGTGCTCGCCTGGCAGCCGCTGTGCGTCTTCGCGGACGGTGCGGAGCACAGGCGGCTGCGCGGCGCGGTCACCGGGAGCCTGGACCGGTTCGACCGCCGGGGCGTGCGGCGGCACGTCACCCGCTTCGCCGGCCAGCTGGTCGACCAGTTCTCCGCCGACGGGACGGCCGACCTGGTCAGCCGGTTCGCCGAGCACCTGCCGATGCTGGTGATGACCCAGCTGCTGGGCATGCCCGAGGAGTACGGCCCGCGGCTGGTCGACGCGGCCCGCGACCTCATGAAGGGCACCGAGACGGCGATCGCCAGCAACGAGTACGTGGTGGAGACGCTGCGGCAGCTGATCGACCGCAAGCGGGCCGCGCCCGGCGCCGACCTCCCGTCCTGGCTGCTCCAGCACGAGGCGGGCCTGACCGACGACGAGGTCCTGGAGCACCTGCGGGTGATCCTGGTCGCGGCGAACGAGACCACCGTCAACCTGATCGCGGACACCCTGCTGATGGTGCTCACCGACCGCCGTTTCCGGGCGAACCTGTCGGGCGGTCACATGACCCTTCCCGACGCCCTGGACCAGGTCCTGTGGGACTCGCCGCCGTTCTCCGTCATGCCGGGCCGCTGGGCCACCGGCGACACCGAGCTGGCCGGCCGCCGGATCAGGACGGGCGACATGCTGCTGCTCGGCCTGGCGGCCGGCAACGTCGACCCGCAGGTCCGCCCGGACCTGAACGAGCCGCTCTACGGCAACCGCTCGCACCTCGCGTTCAGCGGCGGCCCGCACGAGTGCCCGGGCCAGGACATCGGGCGGGCCATCGCGGAGGCCGGCATCGACACCCTGATGGCGCGGCTGCCCGACCTCCGGCTGGCGATCGCGGAGGACCGGCTGGCCTGGACCTCCGCCTGGATGTCCCGCCACCTGGTCGCCCTGCCGGTCGAGTTCACCCCGCGCCGGCCCGCGCCGGCCCAGGCCTCCGCCACGATCCCGCACCAGGTCCCGTCCACCGCGCAGGCCCCGGCCGCCGCACCGGGCCCGACCACCGCGCAGGGCCCGACCGCGAGCCGGGCCCCGACCGCGGGCCAGGCCCCCGCGCCCGCCCAGGATCCCGCCGCCGGCCCCGACCGCCGGGCGCCGCGCCGGCGCTGGTGGAGCTCCCTGATCGCCAGGCTCCGCCGGCGGCCGTAG
- a CDS encoding ABC transporter substrate-binding protein, with the protein MTARRRPAWAGGALALLMVAASGLTACSLGASREVVHVLGPWTGAEADAFREVVAPFERESGITVDYQGSRESDSVLADRVGDGTPPDLAVLSGPGKLAKYARAGRLVNLDGLLDPPGAPAGEARQDGYDVGWTRLGAVGGTNYAVVVKASLKSLVWYSPRSLGDKGWKPPESWDRMVALNREVAAAGTAPWCVGLESGSASGWPGTDWLEDIVLTQSGPEVYDHWTAGEIAWSSPRIRLAWQTWGELTASGGVLRGGRGGALNTGFGDNGGSLLAHNPQCYFEHAGSFISGYYRQYRPEPKAGEDFDFVRFPAVDPAYGGDVEVAGDLLAMFHDSPAARKLIGYLTSADAQAIWVSRGGVLSPNRKVPMEAYPDGLSRRLARTLLDAKAVRFDASDLMPEQMQSAFYRAVLAYVDDPSRLDALLADLDRVQATVHG; encoded by the coding sequence GTGACCGCCCGTCGCCGGCCGGCCTGGGCCGGGGGCGCCCTGGCGCTGCTGATGGTCGCGGCCTCGGGCCTGACGGCCTGCTCGCTGGGTGCGTCCCGCGAGGTCGTGCACGTGCTGGGCCCCTGGACGGGCGCGGAGGCGGACGCCTTCCGGGAGGTCGTCGCGCCGTTCGAGCGGGAGTCCGGCATCACCGTGGACTACCAGGGCTCCCGGGAGTCGGACTCCGTGCTGGCGGACCGGGTCGGCGACGGGACCCCGCCGGACCTGGCGGTGCTCAGCGGCCCCGGGAAGCTGGCGAAGTACGCCCGGGCCGGTCGCCTGGTGAACCTCGACGGCCTGCTGGACCCGCCCGGCGCGCCCGCCGGGGAGGCCCGGCAGGACGGTTACGACGTGGGCTGGACCAGGCTGGGCGCCGTGGGCGGCACGAACTACGCGGTGGTGGTCAAGGCCTCGCTGAAGAGCCTGGTCTGGTACTCCCCGAGATCCCTCGGCGACAAGGGCTGGAAGCCGCCGGAGAGCTGGGACCGGATGGTGGCGCTGAACCGGGAGGTGGCCGCCGCCGGCACCGCGCCGTGGTGCGTCGGCCTGGAGTCCGGGTCCGCGTCCGGCTGGCCGGGTACGGACTGGCTGGAGGACATCGTGCTGACCCAGTCCGGCCCGGAGGTCTACGACCACTGGACGGCGGGCGAGATCGCCTGGAGTTCGCCGCGGATCCGGCTCGCCTGGCAGACCTGGGGCGAGCTGACGGCGTCCGGCGGCGTGCTGCGCGGCGGCCGGGGCGGCGCACTGAACACCGGCTTCGGCGACAACGGCGGCTCGCTGCTGGCGCACAACCCGCAGTGCTACTTCGAGCACGCCGGGTCGTTCATCTCCGGCTACTACCGGCAGTACCGTCCGGAGCCGAAGGCCGGCGAGGACTTCGACTTCGTCCGCTTCCCCGCGGTGGACCCGGCCTACGGCGGCGATGTGGAGGTGGCCGGGGACCTGCTCGCCATGTTCCACGACTCCCCGGCGGCGCGGAAGCTGATCGGCTATCTCACCTCGGCCGACGCCCAGGCGATCTGGGTCTCCCGGGGCGGGGTGCTGAGCCCGAACCGCAAGGTGCCGATGGAGGCCTATCCGGACGGTCTGTCCCGCCGGCTGGCCCGGACGCTGCTCGACGCCAAGGCGGTGCGGTTCGACGCGTCCGACCTGATGCCGGAGCAGATGCAGAGCGCCTTCTACCGTGCCGTCCTCGCCTATGTCGACGACCCGTCCCGGCTGGACGCCCTGCTGGCCGACCTGGACCGCGTCCAGGCCACCGTGCACGGCTGA
- a CDS encoding roadblock/LC7 domain-containing protein: protein MIQQRANMDWMLKDLADSVPQTRHVVVLSSDGLRMAQYGTDTDTADRLAAACAGLQSLAGAVATEFPHGDGRMRMVVIEMGGGFFYLMAAGARAYLAVLADEGVDAGLMGQRMRDLVARIGGHLSTPPRNGEQGA from the coding sequence GTGATTCAGCAGCGGGCCAACATGGACTGGATGCTCAAGGATCTGGCGGACAGCGTCCCGCAGACGCGCCACGTGGTGGTGCTGTCCTCCGACGGTCTGCGGATGGCCCAGTACGGGACGGACACCGACACCGCCGACCGGCTCGCCGCCGCGTGTGCGGGCCTGCAGAGCCTGGCCGGCGCGGTCGCCACCGAGTTCCCGCACGGGGACGGCCGGATGCGGATGGTGGTGATCGAGATGGGTGGCGGCTTCTTCTACCTGATGGCGGCCGGCGCCCGGGCCTATCTCGCGGTGCTGGCCGACGAGGGGGTGGACGCGGGCCTGATGGGCCAGCGCATGCGCGATCTGGTGGCCCGGATCGGCGGGCATCTCAGCACCCCGCCGCGCAACGGCGAGCAGGGCGCATGA
- a CDS encoding sigma-70 family RNA polymerase sigma factor has protein sequence MNRAVDTDRFADSGSPALVGRARSGDRQAIAELLTAHLPLIYNIVGRALSGHSDTDDVVQETMLRAVDGLPGLRDPAGFRSWLVAIAMNQVRRRYRDSGSAGPAGGLHDAYEMPDPSADFVGLTIVRLGLSEQRREVAEATRWLDDDERQVLSLWWLEAAGELTRAELAAALELSPQHAAVRVQRVKEQLETARAVVRAVAVAPRCWQLAELTARWNGVPSPLWRKRIARHTRECGYCWQAREGLVPAEGLLAGMAMVPLPGGYGEHLGLAQLASLGHPASGSGSGSGPGGAQRAHHRGGRRRAKPKSRGTLKVLGAAVLTATVAGVTAGMLPDYGPRADLAEEIPAATRVDLASAPDPQPSAEAPSSPAPSTSAAPSAAPSTAPPSPTPTASPSSPRPATTAAVPPSADTVQQVLDLVNAERAKAGCGPVKANAQLQTAAQRHSDDMAARGYFDHTNPDGAGPQKRIDDAGYKWSTWGENIARGQQDAAAVMDAWMHSDGHRANILNCTFTELGIGVHTGKGGPWWTQDFGTPPR, from the coding sequence GTGAACCGAGCAGTGGACACCGACCGCTTCGCGGACAGCGGGTCTCCGGCCCTGGTCGGCCGGGCCCGCAGCGGCGACCGGCAGGCCATCGCCGAGCTGCTCACCGCGCACCTCCCGCTGATCTACAACATCGTCGGCCGGGCCCTGTCCGGGCACTCCGACACCGACGACGTGGTGCAGGAGACCATGCTGCGGGCCGTGGACGGCCTGCCCGGGCTGCGGGATCCGGCGGGCTTCCGCTCCTGGCTGGTGGCGATAGCCATGAACCAGGTCCGGCGCCGCTACCGGGACAGCGGGTCGGCCGGGCCGGCCGGCGGCCTGCACGACGCGTACGAGATGCCGGACCCGTCCGCGGACTTCGTCGGGCTGACCATCGTCCGGCTCGGTCTGTCCGAGCAGCGGCGCGAGGTGGCGGAGGCCACCCGCTGGCTGGACGACGACGAGCGCCAGGTGCTGTCGCTGTGGTGGCTGGAGGCCGCCGGTGAGCTCACCCGGGCCGAGCTGGCCGCCGCGTTGGAGCTGTCCCCGCAGCACGCCGCGGTGCGGGTGCAGCGCGTCAAGGAGCAGTTGGAGACCGCCCGGGCGGTGGTGCGGGCGGTGGCCGTGGCACCGCGCTGCTGGCAGCTGGCCGAGCTGACGGCGCGCTGGAACGGCGTGCCGAGTCCGCTGTGGCGCAAGCGGATCGCCCGGCACACCCGTGAGTGCGGGTACTGCTGGCAAGCCCGGGAGGGTCTGGTGCCGGCCGAGGGTCTGCTGGCCGGGATGGCGATGGTCCCGCTGCCCGGCGGGTACGGCGAGCACCTCGGGCTCGCGCAGCTGGCGAGCCTCGGGCACCCGGCCTCTGGGTCGGGGTCGGGTTCGGGTCCGGGGGGTGCGCAGCGGGCTCATCACCGGGGCGGCCGCCGCCGGGCCAAGCCGAAGAGCCGGGGCACGCTGAAGGTTCTCGGCGCGGCCGTGCTGACGGCGACCGTGGCCGGTGTCACCGCGGGCATGCTGCCCGACTACGGGCCGCGGGCGGATCTCGCCGAGGAGATCCCGGCGGCGACCCGGGTCGACCTGGCGTCGGCACCGGACCCTCAGCCGTCGGCCGAGGCGCCGTCCTCCCCCGCGCCCTCCACCAGCGCCGCCCCGAGCGCGGCGCCGAGCACGGCCCCGCCGTCGCCCACCCCGACCGCGAGCCCGTCCTCCCCGCGCCCGGCCACCACCGCGGCGGTGCCGCCCTCGGCGGACACCGTCCAGCAGGTCCTGGACCTGGTGAACGCCGAGCGGGCGAAGGCCGGCTGCGGGCCGGTCAAGGCCAACGCCCAGCTCCAGACGGCGGCGCAGCGGCACTCCGACGACATGGCGGCCCGCGGCTACTTCGACCACACCAACCCGGACGGCGCGGGCCCGCAGAAGCGGATCGACGACGCCGGCTACAAGTGGAGCACCTGGGGCGAGAACATCGCCCGCGGCCAGCAGGACGCGGCCGCCGTGATGGACGCCTGGATGCACAGCGACGGCCACCGCGCCAACATCCTCAACTGCACGTTCACCGAGCTCGGGATCGGGGTGCACACCGGCAAGGGCGGTCCGTGGTGGACGCAGGACTTCGGCACGCCGCCGCGCTGA
- a CDS encoding sensor histidine kinase yields MLRAGSSTGGRRPAPVLGWLLPTAVVAAAAAAAVSLTGPAARTAVALCGAAATVVVALIAAEAARRGRALATLRDSCRRQEAELRHLLAQQEQQTARLAAVVLPQAVARLQQGEFVEDVLRGAETHEGAVTPEFQAARQAVLRSVLEAVDAEEGLRESAQRAFVNIARRVQAIVHRQAQDLREMEDRHGNSPAVFDDLLQLDHGNALVGRLADSIAVLGGARPGRQWSRPVPLYSVLRGAVSRILDYQRVELHPVSEVAVVGPAVEPLIHALAELLDNATRYSPPQTRVHLTAVEVQTGIAVEIEDGGLSLSEEGRARAERMLKEAQAGIDLNDLGETPRLGLAVVGRLAQAYGFQVSLRPSAYGGVRAVLIVPQDLITTAPATGRAHGIGASSGPRPTVAAVPAQPRALAGPVAALMGEDEDAAEVNGRTANGLPQRRRRSSSAGPAGAIPAAAAPTAGEKAAGPAQPGMWLAAFHSGVNGHVPDAARTGRESDESSGKGEQ; encoded by the coding sequence ATGCTTCGTGCTGGATCGTCAACCGGAGGCCGGCGCCCTGCTCCTGTCCTCGGCTGGCTGCTTCCCACGGCGGTAGTGGCGGCGGCCGCGGCCGCCGCCGTGTCACTGACGGGCCCCGCGGCGCGGACCGCGGTGGCGCTGTGCGGCGCCGCGGCCACCGTCGTGGTGGCGCTGATCGCCGCCGAAGCCGCCCGCCGGGGCCGCGCGTTGGCCACCCTGCGTGACTCCTGCCGGCGTCAGGAAGCCGAGTTGCGGCACCTGCTGGCCCAACAGGAGCAGCAGACCGCCCGGTTGGCCGCGGTGGTGCTGCCCCAGGCCGTCGCCCGGCTCCAGCAGGGCGAGTTCGTCGAGGACGTGCTCAGAGGCGCCGAGACCCACGAGGGCGCCGTCACCCCGGAGTTCCAGGCCGCCCGGCAGGCGGTGCTCCGCTCGGTGCTGGAGGCCGTCGACGCCGAGGAGGGCCTGCGCGAGTCCGCCCAGCGGGCGTTCGTGAACATCGCTCGCCGGGTCCAGGCCATCGTCCACCGCCAGGCCCAGGACCTGCGGGAGATGGAGGACCGGCACGGCAACTCCCCGGCCGTCTTCGACGACCTGCTGCAACTGGACCACGGAAACGCCCTGGTCGGCCGCCTCGCGGACTCCATCGCCGTGCTCGGCGGAGCCCGCCCCGGCCGCCAGTGGAGCAGGCCGGTGCCGCTGTACAGCGTGCTGCGCGGCGCCGTCTCCCGGATCCTGGACTACCAGCGGGTCGAGCTGCACCCGGTGTCCGAGGTCGCGGTGGTCGGGCCGGCCGTCGAGCCGCTGATCCACGCGCTCGCCGAACTGCTCGACAACGCCACCCGCTACTCCCCGCCGCAGACCCGGGTCCACCTGACCGCCGTCGAGGTGCAGACCGGCATCGCCGTCGAGATCGAGGACGGCGGTCTGAGCCTGAGCGAGGAGGGCCGCGCCCGGGCCGAGCGGATGCTCAAGGAGGCGCAGGCCGGGATCGACCTGAACGACCTCGGCGAGACCCCGCGCCTCGGCCTGGCCGTGGTCGGCCGCCTCGCACAGGCGTACGGCTTCCAGGTCTCGCTGCGGCCCTCCGCGTACGGGGGCGTGCGCGCGGTGCTGATCGTGCCGCAGGACCTGATCACCACCGCGCCCGCGACCGGGCGGGCGCACGGCATCGGAGCCTCCTCGGGCCCGCGCCCGACCGTCGCCGCGGTGCCGGCGCAGCCCCGGGCCCTGGCGGGCCCCGTGGCCGCCCTGATGGGTGAGGACGAGGACGCCGCCGAGGTGAACGGGCGGACCGCCAACGGGCTGCCGCAGCGCCGTCGCCGCAGCAGCAGCGCCGGCCCCGCCGGTGCGATACCGGCCGCCGCGGCGCCGACGGCCGGGGAGAAGGCCGCCGGGCCGGCGCAGCCCGGCATGTGGTTGGCCGCCTTCCACAGTGGCGTGAACGGCCATGTGCCGGACGCCGCGCGGACAGGCCGGGAAAGTGACGAGTCGTCAGGTAAGGGTGAGCAGTGA
- a CDS encoding NAD(P)-dependent oxidoreductase, which yields MPQPSRHETPRSAAPGHRSGRTGPGIDPLRVAVCGLGRMGTLFAGALVAAGHEVSVWNRTPGREPAGARAAASAAEAASGVEAVVLMVLDGPAARAVLLGPDGIAAGAAPGTLVVNASTIGPQESVDLAARAERAGLRYLEAPVLGSVAAARSGTLTVLVGGAVEDARAADPVLDAWSQAGDRRHTGPVGTATGLKLVANLALGVAAAGLRDAVTLGRDLGLPRAQVLDLLADGMLGRFVEYKRPRLDADAYEDADFTLAALGKDLALARAAARGPLPMAEAAAGTVEQAVRDGDGERDFGVLGRPAGTGGRPEGRRAL from the coding sequence GTGCCGCAGCCGAGTCGTCACGAAACCCCCCGGTCCGCCGCACCCGGCCACAGGTCCGGCCGGACCGGCCCGGGGATCGACCCGTTGAGGGTCGCGGTCTGCGGGCTGGGCCGGATGGGGACGCTGTTCGCCGGCGCCCTGGTAGCCGCCGGGCACGAGGTCTCCGTCTGGAACCGCACACCCGGCCGGGAACCGGCGGGGGCCCGGGCGGCCGCGAGCGCGGCCGAGGCGGCGAGCGGCGTCGAGGCCGTCGTCCTGATGGTGCTGGACGGCCCGGCCGCACGGGCCGTCCTCCTCGGCCCGGACGGGATCGCCGCGGGGGCGGCGCCCGGCACCCTGGTGGTCAACGCCTCCACCATCGGGCCGCAGGAGTCGGTGGACCTCGCCGCGCGGGCCGAGCGGGCCGGGCTGCGGTACCTGGAGGCTCCGGTGCTGGGCTCGGTGGCGGCGGCGCGGTCGGGCACGCTGACCGTTCTGGTCGGCGGCGCCGTCGAGGACGCCCGGGCGGCCGATCCGGTGCTCGACGCCTGGTCGCAGGCCGGCGACCGCCGGCACACCGGCCCGGTCGGCACCGCCACCGGACTCAAGCTGGTGGCCAACCTCGCGCTCGGAGTCGCCGCGGCCGGGCTGCGCGACGCCGTGACCCTCGGCCGGGATCTCGGGCTGCCGCGCGCACAGGTCCTGGACCTGCTCGCCGACGGCATGCTCGGCCGGTTCGTCGAGTACAAACGCCCGAGGCTGGACGCCGACGCCTACGAGGACGCGGACTTCACACTCGCCGCGCTGGGCAAGGACCTGGCGCTGGCCCGGGCCGCCGCCCGGGGCCCGCTGCCGATGGCCGAGGCCGCCGCGGGCACGGTCGAGCAGGCCGTCCGGGACGGCGACGGCGAACGCGACTTCGGTGTCCTCGGCCGCCCGGCGGGAACCGGCGGCCGACCGGAGGGGCGCCGGGCGCTCTGA
- a CDS encoding ATP/GTP-binding protein: MDSKGSDTVVGPRSEDTLPASAATAVKVVIVGGFGVGKTTLVGAVSEIRPLTTEETMTQAGVGVDDNAGVERKTATTVAMDFGRISVNDELVLYLFGTPGQQRFWFLWNGLFEGALGAIVLVDTRRLEVSFDVIGRLEERGVPFVVAVNTFPESPSYPVEELRAALDLPDEVPIVGCDARRRESGRDVLMSLMRYLHSLTTPERP; the protein is encoded by the coding sequence ATGGACTCCAAAGGCTCTGACACGGTGGTCGGGCCGCGCAGCGAGGACACGCTGCCGGCCTCGGCCGCCACCGCGGTCAAGGTGGTGATCGTGGGTGGCTTCGGCGTCGGCAAGACGACCCTGGTCGGTGCCGTGAGCGAGATCCGCCCGCTGACCACCGAGGAGACGATGACGCAGGCCGGCGTCGGCGTCGACGACAACGCGGGGGTCGAACGCAAGACCGCGACCACGGTCGCGATGGACTTCGGCCGGATCAGCGTCAACGACGAGCTGGTGCTCTACCTGTTCGGCACACCGGGGCAGCAGCGTTTCTGGTTCCTGTGGAACGGGCTGTTCGAAGGCGCGCTCGGCGCGATCGTCCTGGTCGACACCCGTCGGCTGGAGGTCAGCTTCGACGTGATCGGCCGGCTGGAGGAGCGCGGCGTGCCGTTCGTGGTGGCCGTCAACACCTTCCCGGAGTCCCCCTCCTACCCCGTCGAGGAGCTCCGTGCCGCGCTGGACCTGCCCGACGAGGTACCGATAGTCGGCTGTGACGCCCGCAGACGCGAGTCCGGCCGCGATGTCCTGATGTCCCTGATGCGCTACCTCCACTCGCTCACCACACCGGAGAGACCGTGA